A window from Toxoplasma gondii ME49 chromosome IX, whole genome shotgun sequence encodes these proteins:
- a CDS encoding HMG (high mobility group) box domain-containing protein (encoded by transcript TGME49_210408), which produces MAPKKTIVKKTKAKKDPNAPKRPLSAFIFFSKDKREEIIRKNPELKSKLAEVGKMVGEAWGKLSDAQKKPYESKAVADKARYEREMIAYKKGGK; this is translated from the coding sequence ATGGCGCCCAAGAAGACGATTGTCAAAAAGAccaaggcgaagaaggacccCAACGCGCCGAAGCGGCCGCTGAGTGCcttcattttcttctccaagGACAAGCGCGAGGAGATCATTCGCAAGAACCCGGAGCTCAAATCCAAGCTCGCTGAGGTTGGGAAGATGGTCGGGGAAGCGTGGGGGAAGCTCTCAGACGCGCAGAAGAAGCCGTACGAGTCCAAGGCGGTCGCAGACAAGGCGCGATACGAGCGGGAAATGATTGCCTACAAGAAGGGTGGCAAATAA